The following DNA comes from Bombina bombina isolate aBomBom1 unplaced genomic scaffold, aBomBom1.pri scaffold_580, whole genome shotgun sequence.
tcttgagatccaaaattggcctgaatgttccctcttttttgggaactatgaacagattggagtaaaaccccatcccttgttctcccctatacagtccctggtatctgctttgctgagacccaaccaagcccagaggggaatacgataccaaaggacgccttcaataagctttttcagtggatctgagctcctcacacatgcatctgcatgccttgcttctcaaaaacaactgcgcattagtggcgcgaaaatgaggctctgcctatgactagaaaaggcccccggtgaaaaaggtgtccaatacagtgcctgccgtttttttaacagaattcccaagattaaaataactatcCAAAGTtaaaaaccattaaatatgcttataaagtaatcgttttggcccagaaaaatgtctaccagtctttaaagcccttgtgaagccctttattcttatattgaaaattaagaaaatggcttaccggatcccatagggaaaatgacagcttccagcattaccaagtcttgttagaaatgtgtcatacctcaagcagccaaagtctgctcactgtttcccccaactgaagttaattcctctcaacagtcctgtgtggaaacagccatcgattttagtaacggttgctaaaatcattttcctcttacaaacagaaatcttcatctcttttctgtttcagagtaaatagtacataccagcactattttaaaataaactcttgattgaagaataaaaactacatttaaacaccaaaaaactctgagccatctccgtggagatgttgcctgtgcaacggcaaagagaatgactggggaaggcggagcctaggagggatcatgtgaccagctttgctgggctctttgccatttcctgttggggaagagaatatcccacaagtaaggatgacgccgtggaccggacacacctatgttggagaaagtatcaaatttgtaaaattttgaaaaagtgtgaagcgaagaccaagtcgcggccttgcaaatctgttcaacagaggcctcatttttaaaggcccaggtggaagccacagctctagtagaatgagctgtaattctttcagggggctgctgtccagcagtctcataggctaggcgtataatactccgaagccaaaaggaaagaggttgccgaagctttttgacctctcctctgtccagaataaacgacaaacagggaagatgtttgacgaaaatctttagtagcttgtaagtaaaacttcaaggcacggactacgtccatattatgtaaaagacgttccttctttgaagaaggattaggacacaatgatggaacaacaatctcttgattgatattcttgttagaaaccaccttaggtaaaaacccaggtttggtacgcagaactaccttatctgcatgaaaaatcagataaggagaatcacattgtaaggcagatagctcagagactctccgagccgaggaaatagccatcaaaaacagaactttccaagataaaagcttaatatcaatggaatgaaggggttcaaacggaactccttgaagaactttaagaaccaagtttaagctccatgggggagcaacaggtttaaacacaggcttaaccctaaccaaagcctgacaaaatgcctggacgtctggaacttctgccagacgcttgtgcaaaagaatagacagagcagaaatctgtccctttaaggaactagctgataatcctttgtccaaaccctcttggagaaaggacaatatcctaggaatcctaaccttactccatgagtaattcttggattcacaccagtaaagatatgtatgccatatcttgtgatagattttcctggtaacaggctttcgtgcctgtattaaggtatcaatgactgactcggagaagccacgctttgatagaatcaagcgttcaatctccatgcagtcagtctcagagaaattagatctggatgattgaaaggaccttgtattagaaggtcctgtcttagaagcagagtccatggtggaaaggatgacatgtccactaggtcagcataccaggtcctgcgtggccacgcaggcgctattagaatcacagatgctctctcctgtttgattttggcaatcagtcgagggagcagaggaaacggtggaaacacataagccaggttgaagaaccaagttgctgctagagcatctatcagcgtcgcttctgggtccctggacctggatccgtaacaaggaagcttggcgttctggcgagacgccatgagatccaactctggtttgccccaacgatgaatcaactgagcaaacacctccggatggagttcccactcccccgggtgaaaagtctgacgacttagaaaatccgcctcccagttctccacgcctgggatatggattgctgacaggtggcaagagtgagtctctgcccagcgaattatttttgagacttctaacattgctagggaactcctggttcccccttgatggttgatgtaagccacagtcgtgatattgtccgactgaaatctgatgaacctcagtgttgctaactgaggccaagccagaagagcattgaatattactcttaactccagaatatttatcggaaggagtttctcctcctgagtccacgatccctgtgccttcagggagttccagactgcaccccaacctagaaggctggcatctgttgttacaattgtccaatctggcctgcgaaaggtcataccctcggaaaggtggacccgagacaaccaccagagaagagaatctctggtctcttgatccagatttagcagaggggacaaatctgagtaatcctcattccactgacttagcatgcataattgcagcggtctgagatgtaggcgcgcaaatggcactatgtccattgccgctaccattaagccgatcacctccatacactgagccaccgaagggcgcggaatggaatgaagaataccgcaagcatttagaagctttgataacctggactccgtcaggtaaattttcatctctacagaatctataagagtccctaagaaggagactcttgtgagtggggatagaaaacttttcctcgttcactttccacccatgcgacctcagaaatgccagaactatctctgtatgagacttggcaatttgaaagcttgacacctgtatcaggatgtcgtctagatacggagccaccgctatgtctcgcggtcttagaaccgccagaagtgagcccagaaccttcgtaaagattctcggggctgtagccaacccgaagggaagagctacaaattggtaatgcctgtctagaaaggcaaaccttaggaaccgatgatgatctttgtgaatcggtatgtgaaggtaggcatcctttaagtccattgtggtcatgtactgaccctcttggatcatgggtaggatggtccgaatagtttccattttgaaagatggaactctgaggaatttgtttaagatctttagatccaaaattggtctgaaggttccctcttttttgggaaccacaaacagatttgaataaaaaccctgtccttgttccgtccgcggaactggatggatcactcccattactaggaggtcttgcacacagcgtaggaatgcctctttctttatctgatttgcagataaccttgaaagatgaaatctcaattgtggaggggaagctttgaagtccagaagatatccctgagatatgatctccaacgcccagggatcctgaacatctcttgcccacgcctgggcgaagagaaaaagtctgccccctactagatccgtcgccggatagggggccgttccttcatgctgtcttagaggcagcagcaggctttctggcctgcttgcctttgttccaggactggttaggtttccaggtctgcttagattgagcaaaagttccctcttgtcttgaagcggaggaagttgatgctgcacctgccttggaatttcgaaaggcacgaaaattagactgtttggcctttgatttggccctgtcctgaggaagggtatgacccttacctccagtaatgtcagcaataatttctttcaaaccaggcccgaataaggtctgccccttgaaaggaatgttgagtaatttagactttgaagtcacatcagctgaccaggatttgagccatagcgccctacgcgcctggatggcgaatccggaattcttagccgttagtttagtcaaatgaacaatggcatcataaacaaatgagttagctagcttaagagttctaagcttgtcaacaatttcagtcaatggagctgtatggatggcctcttccagggcctcaaaccagaatgccgccgccgcagcagtgacaggcacaatgcatgcaaggggctgtaaaataaaaccttgttgaataaacattttcttaaggtaaccctctaattttttatccattggatctgaaaaagcacaactatcctcaaccgggatagtggtacgctttgctaaagtagaaactgctccctccaccttagggacagtctgccataagtcccgtgtagtggcatctattggaaacatttttctaaatataggaggtggggaaaagggcacaccgggcctatcccactccttactaataatttctgtaagccttttaggtattggaaaaacatcagtactcaccggcactgcatagtatttatccagcctacacaatttctctggcactgcaattgtgtcacagtcattcagagcagctaatacctccccaagcaatacacggaggttctcaagcttaaatttaaaattagaaatctctgaatcaggtctccccgaatcagagatgttacccacagactgaagctctccgtcctcaggttctgcatattgtgacgcagtatcagacatggctcttacagaatctacgcgctctgtatctcgtctaaccccagagctatcgcgctttcctctcaattcaggcaatctggataatacctctgacagggtattattcatgattgcagccatgtcctgcaaagtaatcgctatggttgtccctgatgtaattggcgccatattagcgtgcgtcccttgagcgggaagcgaagggtccgacacgtggggagagttagtaggCATAACTTCACCCTCGACAgatccctctggtgacaattcttttatagataaagactgatctttactgtttaaggtgaaatcaatacatttagtacacattctcctatggggctccaccatggcttttaaacataaaaaacaagtatcctctgtttcagacatgtttgtacagactagcaatgagactagcaagcttggaaaacactttaaagcaagttaacaagcaatataaaaaacgttactgtgcctttaagagaaacaaattttgaccaaatttgaaataacagtgaaaaaaagcagttacactaacaaactttttacagtgtatgtaacaagtcagcagagcattgcacccacttgcaaatggatgattaaccccttaataacaaaaacagaataataaatgacaaaaacttttttaaacacagtcacaacaactgccacagtctactgtgattgttaccctcctcaaacacgactgaagccttttgagcccttcagagatgtcctgtatcatgcagagggaagctgaatgtctgtcagtatttttagctgcacagaaaagcactaaaataggcccttcccactcatattgcaacagtggaaagcttcaggaaactgtctctaggcagaaatcaaaccagccatgtggaaaaaaactaggccccaataagttttgtcaccaaacatataaaacgtttgctggcatgttaatcgtttttatatattacatttttataagagtatgcatctctattaataagcctgataccagtagctatcactgcatttaaggctttacttacattaatccggtataagcagcattttctagcaaattccatccctagaaaaatattaactgcacataccttattacaggaaaacctgcacgccattccctctctgaagttacctcactcctcagaatatgtgagaacagccatggatcttagttacttctgctaagatcatagaaaatgcaggcagattcttcttctaaatactgcctgagattaaCAGCactctccggtaccatttaaaaataaacttttgattgaagaaataaactaagtataaaacaccactctcctcttacgacctccatctttgttgagggttgcaagagaatgactggatatggcagttaggggaggagctatatagcagctctgctgtgggtgatcctcttgcaacttcctgttgggaaggagaatatctcataagtaatggatgatccgtggactggatacacttaacaagagaaagacagACTGGAGAGAACAGTCAGTGTACCTGCTTTGTGAACATGAAGTGAATGTGACGGAGAATAAACACTTAAGCTATAAAGAAATAAATATGCAAAATGAACATTCCTCTCCTCATTAATTGTTTTTAACTTGTAAGGGTCATTTCACCTTTGTCCGAGTATAAAACTTGCAGAGCCTCATCCTGCAGGATTATGAAGTGTAACTGACTTCTGGGCAGCGACATCCATCTCACACCACCACACTGGAGCTGAGGACCCTACACACGCTGCACTCACCGTACTGCTTGTATATGCCGGACATAGGATCCCAGAGTGGGTGAATAGTGGTGGTTGTGAGGGAGCAGAGGCAGTGTGGGATGCAGATGTATATGTAGGCAGCTACAAGCAGTTCCTGTGCTGCGCAGGGCTAAGGCAACTGCCCCCAGCCCGTGGAATTACACGTTGCCAAATTAGATTGAGGAGTGCAGCACTTTTTGCAGCCTGTGAAGTAGCGATAGCTGAATTAACTTTCTAGTAGTTCTGTTACACAAGTACAGTGCTGACTGTACTCCTATAACAGCTACTAGAAAATTAGTGCCGCCCTAGGCACGTGCCTTGTTTGTCTAGGCGGTAATACGCCCCTGGGATGGGCCATTATGCTTCTAATCATTTGttaaattgtgttttgggattttaaATCTGTTAGTCTGTGTTTTTCCATATAATCTTAAAGTGgaggcagcagagatagtttagtatgTGTGGCATTAAAGGGGATTTAAGGCATTTTCTAGGCCTAGTgcagactagagagtgtttgttaacccttgcacccactgaactaattcACAGGATTTCCTGAAGTGGCTAGACTGCAACAGACTGGTTAAGGTCGGGAGAGTCAGTTAAAACTTTCTGTCACAAACTGGCGAGTGTTGCAGGATTGGTAAAACCCTGTATGTCACAGTACTTAATCACTCACCTATCTGGTATtccagtctgacatatagccaagaaagaaaagagaaagctATAGCCTATTACTCCGGGGaacgaatacccaagctgtggagtccacggtTAATTGGGTGGGACAAAAACCATTTCTAGGGAAGATACTAAATTACCAGACCGTGCTGCCTGAAGGAATTTCCTCCTAAACACATCCAAGTGGTAGAAATTAAAGAaagtatgttgctgccttgcaaatttatttATTCTGTAATCCTTTTAGACTTGGCTGATCTGTTACTCTATAACCAAAAtgtcaaaagaaaaatgttttaataattggaAACTACCATACATTTTACTGACCCTGCATATTAACTGTCTGCAGCACAAATTAAATTTGATGGAACACAGAGAGCTGGGTAGTTTTATAGCAACTGACGACAAATCAAGTCAATagggcaaaaaaaattaaaatgcatcaAAGTTAAAGtgacttgaaacccaatttttttctgtaattttttaggataaaaagtttccaatttacttctattatcaaatttgattcatacttgttctttgttgaagagatatctagataggtagcatgcacatttctgcagcactgcatgacaggaaatagtgctgccatttagtgctcttgataatgtataacattgttgcaaaactgttgcagtATAGTGccgtagacacatgcacactcctgaactaaactttttgcttttcaacaaaggataacatgaaaatttagataaaagaagtaaattggaaagttgtttaaaaatgtacattctatcttaatcatggaaaaaaaatggattttatgtccctttaaagagacaaggTAATTTTCagctggaaagaaaaaaaatgacacatTTTAATAATGGATATTTTTTAGTACAGAAtgccttaaggggacagtctacactaaaatagttattgtttaaaaagatagataacgcctttactacccattccccagctttgtacaaccaacattgatctattaatatactttataagatttaaacctctaaatttctgcccttttctaagccactacagacagcctcttatcacatgcttttttttgcttttcacaacaggagactactagttcatgtgggccatatagataacattgtgttcacacccaaggagttattcaagatttagcacaacacagtactaaatgcaagtcaatagataataaataaaaagtaatgtgatcaatCTCACCACTAGATGACCTAATAAAAGCTCTATcagacattaaaagggacactaaacacccttAATTACAATTTCTGCAGTCTTCCAAAAGGTTAACCCATTTAAGCGGTTAGGACCTTAGATTCCTTCCTAACatcgctgggctttaacgccgttaggacagcatggaacgtctcATTTACGGCaccctgcagcttccccctttgacatAGATATCGGCTTGGGGGACgtgcctagcagcgtaggcagtcccccacGATCCGATTCCGGTCTTGAAATCAGACAGACAATCGCATCGGTATtcgcgtgatttcatttttactaagtgtttacatcggaactccTTTCTGTTGTGAACACTATAGAACTGCCACCAAGGGGTCCAACAGATCATTGGCTGATAACCAACTTTCTGCTGCTTTATTGGAAACAATGTTATGCatcactataaaaaaaattaaatgctcagTTTAAGgccatccatttaaaaaaaaaaaaaaaaaaaatctgtaggtaTTCTGGTCTTTCTTGCTTTTACCTTTGCTGTGGACATAAATTAGAAGTAAATACACTAAAACACTTAGCCACCACTCTTAAACAATACAAAGGAAAGCAAGTATCTTAGAACATATTTCTTCTGAACAAATTATAAAGAAATCACATTTaaaagatttatctacagtttCACTGGCAACTTACCACTGGTGTGAGAGCCATCTGACAGCTGTAAATGCGAGCTAAGCCGAAGTCTGCTAATTTCACCTGTCCACTGCTTGTCACTAAGATGTTTTCTGGTTTTAAGTCACGATGCACTATGCAGTTAAGGTGGAGAAATTCTAAGCCAGAGAGAAACTGTCTCATTAGAtcctgtaaacaaaaaaaaaagacaaaaaaaaatcaggaaattaTGCTCTCAATAGTCACTCTCAGGCAACTGCATGACTGAGCAACCTTTATTTCTCAGTGAGTGCATCACTTTATAGAAATGAAAGAACAAAAACAACCCTATTTTCTAACTAAGAAACACATTTTTATGGTTCTTGACTTTAAAAGCCAACACATTTTACTGTCCACTAATACAGTGTGAAAGGATACATCAGCCGAGATGCCCAAAATAGCAAAGGAAGAATAGGTTGGTAGGTATATTGATGTAGTTAGATGCAAAAAGCACATTTACCTGCACTAGACAGAAGAAGGTGTATATAATTTAACTTGCTAATTGGAAATGTTCAAATGTTTTCTGAGCAAATTAGGTTTTCATTTGTTGATTTGTAAACCCCAATTAAATAAATGttcatcaaataaataaatactgcaCATCATACACATGTCCTCGCCAGGACCGGCGGATTTTACTGACCACCAAGGTAAAACTGTAGCCAATATCAACATGTTTTAATATCAAATTATCATTACAGTGTTCTCCACATGACCTTTTAAATGGGTGAACcaaccagctgattttactgatcgCCCagctaaaaggaaatttatgcttacctgatacatttcttttacgatatgacgagtccacggatttcatccttacttatgggattacgcatcctgttcagcaggaagtggcaaagagcaccacagcagagctgtatatatagctcctctcctccctccccctccagtcattcgactgaagttaggaagagaaaggaaaagccaaaaggtgcagaggtgactgaagtttaacaaaaataaatacctgtcttagaaatgacagggtgggccgtggactcgtcatatcgtaaaagaaataaatttatcaagtaagcataaaacataatttatgcttacctgataagtttatttctcttgtagtgtatccagtccacggatcatccattacttgtgggatattctccttcccaacaggaagttgcaagaggatcacccacagcagagctgctatatagctcctcccctcactgccatatccagtcattcgaccgaaacaagacaagaaaggagaaaccatagggtgcagtggtgactgtagtttaattaaaatttagacctgccttaaaaggacagggcgggccgtggactggatacactacaagagaaataaatttatcaggtaagcataaattatgttttctcttgttaagtgtatccagtccacggatcatccattacttgtgggataccaataccaaagctaaagtacacggatgatgggagggacaaggcaggaacttaaacggaaggaaccactgcctgtagaacctctctcccaaaaacagcctccgaagaagcaaaagtgtcaaatttgtaaaattttgaaaaggtgtgaagcgaagaccaagtcgcagccttgcaaatctgttcaacagaggcctcatttttaaaggcccaggtggaagccacagctctagtagaatgagctgtaatcctttcagggggctgctgtccagcagtctcataggctaagcgtattatgctccgaagccaaaaggagagagaggttgccgaagctttttgacctctcatgtccagagtaaatgacaaacagggcagatgtttgacgaaaatctttagtagcctgtaagtaaaacttcaaggcatggactacgtccagattatgcaaaaaacgttccttctttgaagaaggattaggacacaatgatggaacaacaatctcttgattgatattcctgttagaaaccaccttaggtaaaaacccaggtttggtacgcagaactaccttgtctgaatgaaaaatcagataaggagaatcacaatgtaaggcagataactcagagactcttcgagccgaggaaatagccatcaaaaacagaactttccaagataaaagtttaatatcaatggaatgaaggggttcaaacggaactccctgaagaactttaagaaccaagtttaagctccacgggggagcaacagttttaaacacaggcttaaccctaaccaaagcctgacaaaatgcctggacgtctggaacttctgccagatgcttgtgcaaaagaatagacagagcagagatctgtccttttaaagaactagctgataagcctttgtccaaaccctcttggagaaaggacaatatcctaggaatcctaaccttactccatgagtaactattggattcacaccaataaagatatttacgccatatcttatggtagattttcctggtgacaggcttccgagcctgtattaaggtatcaatgactgactcggagaagccacgccttgatagaatcaagcgttcaatctccatgcagtcagtctcagagaaattagatttggatgattgaaaggaccttgtattagaaggtcctgcctcagaggcagagtccatggtggaagaaatgacatgtccactaggtctgcataccaggtcctgcgtggccacgcaggcgctatcagaatcactgatgctctctcctgtttgattttggcaatcagtcgagggagcagaggaaacggtggaaacacataggccaggttgaagaaccaaggagctgctagagcatctatcagcgttgctcccgggtccctggacctggatccgtaacaaggaagcttggcgttctgatatccagttctggtttgccccaacgatggaccagttgagcaaacacctccggatggagttcccactcccccggatgaaaagtctgacgacttagaaaatccgcctcccagttctctacgcctgggatgtggatcgctgacaggtggcaagagtgagactctgcccagcgaattatctttgacacttctaacatcgctagggaactcctggtttccccttgatggttgatgtaagccacagtcgtgatgttgcccgactgaaatctgatgaacctcagtgttgctaactgaggccaagctagaagagccttgaatattgctcttaactccagaatatttattgggaggagtttctcctcctgagtccacgatccctgagccttcagggagttccagactgcgccccaacctagaaggctggcatctgttgttacaatcgtccaatctggcctgcgaaaggtcatacccttggacagatggacccgagaaagccaccagagaagagaatctctggtctcttgatccagatttagtagaggggacaaatctgagtaatccccattccactgacttagcatgcataattgcagcggtccgagatgcaggcgcgcaaatggcactatgtcccattgccgctaccattaagccgattacttccatgcactgagccactgacgggcgtggaatggaatgaaggacacggcaagcatttagaagttttgataacctggactcagtcaggtaaattttcatctctacagaatctataagagtccctaggaaggagactcttgtgagtggtgatagagaactcttttccacgttcactttccacccatgcgacctcagaaatgccagaactatctctgtatgaggcaatttgaaagcttgacgcctgtatcaggatgtcgtctagataaggagccaccgctatgcctcgcggtcttagaaccgccagaagtgagcccagaacttttgtaaaaattcttggggcagtggccaacccgaagggaagagctagaaattggtaatgcctgtctagaaaggcaaaccttaggaaccgatgatgatctttgtgaatcggtatgtgaaggtaggcatcctttaagtccactgtggtcatgtactgaccttcttggatcatgggtaggatggtccgaatagtttccattttgaaagatggaactctgaggaatttgtttaagatctttagatccaagattggtctgaaggttccctctttcttgggaaccacaaacagatttgaataaaatccctgtccttgtt
Coding sequences within:
- the LOC128644657 gene encoding cyclin-dependent kinase 4-like encodes the protein MDVCASARSDRETKVTLVFEHVDQDLKTYLDKVPPPGLPLETIKDLMRQFLSGLEFLHLNCIVHRDLKPENILVTSSGQVKLADFGLARIYSCQMALTPVVSCQ